The Halalkalibacter krulwichiae genome has a segment encoding these proteins:
- the hxlA gene encoding 3-hexulose-6-phosphate synthase yields the protein MELQLALDLVNIPEAIELVKEVEEHIDIVEIGTPVVINEGLHAVKAVKKAFPNLKVLADLKIMDAAGYEVMKASEAGADIVTILGTAEDMSIKGAVEEAKKQGKKILVDMIAVKDLAGRAKEVDAMGVDYICVHTGYDLQAVGKNSFEDLQTIKGVVKNAKTAIAGGIKLDTLPEVIKVQPDLVIVGGGITGQADKKAVAAKMQQMIIQG from the coding sequence ATGGAATTACAATTAGCATTAGATTTAGTAAATATCCCAGAAGCAATTGAGTTAGTTAAAGAAGTAGAGGAGCACATTGATATCGTTGAAATCGGTACACCGGTTGTAATCAATGAAGGTCTTCATGCTGTAAAAGCAGTTAAAAAAGCATTCCCTAACTTAAAGGTATTAGCAGACCTAAAAATCATGGATGCAGCTGGTTATGAAGTAATGAAAGCTTCTGAAGCAGGTGCTGATATCGTCACAATTCTTGGAACTGCTGAAGATATGTCAATCAAAGGTGCTGTTGAAGAAGCGAAAAAACAAGGTAAAAAAATCCTTGTTGATATGATTGCTGTAAAAGACCTTGCTGGACGCGCAAAAGAAGTGGACGCTATGGGCGTTGATTATATTTGTGTTCATACTGGCTACGATCTTCAAGCAGTTGGAAAGAACTCTTTTGAAGATTTACAAACCATCAAAGGTGTTGTGAAAAATGCTAAAACTGCAATCGCAGGCGGTATTAAGTTAGACACACTACCAGAAGTCATCAAAGTACAACCAGACCTTGTCATTGTTGGTGGCGGGATTACTGGACAAGCTGATAAAAAAGCTGTTGCTGCCAAAATGCAACAAATGATCATTCAAGGGTAA
- the hxlB gene encoding 6-phospho-3-hexuloisomerase, with product MNTTQYLAEIIKELNRSVDLISNDEAEKLVNGILESKKIFVAGAGRSGFMAKSFAMRMMHMGIDAYVIGETVTPNFEKDHILIIGSGSGETKGLVSMAEKAKSIGGTVAVVTIFPESTIGELADITIKLPGSPKDQSESDFKTIQPMGSLFEQTLLLFYDAVILRFMEKKGLDTNKMYGRHANLE from the coding sequence ATGAATACAACTCAATACCTAGCTGAAATCATAAAAGAGTTAAATCGCTCTGTAGATTTAATTTCAAATGATGAAGCTGAAAAATTAGTTAATGGGATTCTTGAATCAAAGAAAATCTTTGTAGCAGGCGCAGGAAGATCTGGATTTATGGCCAAATCATTCGCCATGCGAATGATGCACATGGGGATAGATGCCTATGTGATTGGCGAAACCGTAACCCCTAACTTTGAAAAAGATCATATTTTGATCATCGGATCAGGTTCAGGAGAAACGAAAGGTTTAGTTTCCATGGCCGAGAAGGCAAAAAGCATCGGTGGGACGGTTGCGGTTGTAACCATTTTCCCTGAGTCCACTATTGGAGAATTAGCGGATATCACAATTAAGTTGCCTGGCTCACCTAAAGATCAGTCGGAGAGTGATTTTAAGACGATTCAACCAATGGGCTCATTATTTGAGCAAACACTTTTACTATTTTACGACGCTGTGATTCTTCGGTTCATGGAGAAAAAAGGTTTGGATACCAATAAAATGTACGGTAGACACGCCAACTTAGAATAA
- a CDS encoding 3-ketoacyl-ACP reductase, which produces MISLNGKTAIVTGAGRGIGRATAIALAKEGVHLGLIGLNMSNLEKVAAELAQFDVKVSAATADVTELESVTHAVEHIKSEFGPIDILINNAGVAKFGGFLDLTPEEWEKIIQVNLMGVYNVTRAVLPGMIERKSGDIINISSSAGQKGAPVTSAYSASKFAVLGLTESLMLEVRKHNVRVTALTPSTVVTDLAIDTNLVKGNEDNVMHPEDLAELVVASLKFNPRVFVKTAGLWSTNPS; this is translated from the coding sequence ATGATCTCTTTAAACGGAAAAACTGCAATAGTTACTGGCGCAGGAAGAGGCATTGGACGTGCTACTGCTATCGCCTTAGCAAAAGAAGGCGTTCATTTAGGCCTAATCGGCTTAAATATGTCTAATCTAGAAAAGGTGGCTGCTGAACTAGCACAATTTGATGTAAAGGTTTCTGCAGCAACAGCAGATGTGACCGAGCTTGAATCCGTTACCCATGCTGTTGAACATATCAAATCAGAATTTGGCCCAATTGATATCCTAATCAACAATGCTGGTGTTGCTAAATTTGGTGGGTTCCTTGATCTAACACCAGAAGAATGGGAAAAAATCATCCAAGTTAATTTAATGGGTGTGTATAATGTAACAAGAGCAGTATTACCAGGAATGATCGAAAGAAAATCAGGAGATATCATCAATATCTCTTCATCTGCTGGACAAAAAGGTGCTCCTGTTACAAGTGCTTACAGTGCTTCTAAATTCGCTGTTTTAGGGCTAACAGAATCACTTATGCTAGAAGTAAGAAAACATAATGTCCGTGTTACTGCTTTAACACCAAGTACAGTCGTTACAGATTTAGCCATTGATACAAATCTTGTTAAAGGTAATGAAGATAACGTGATGCACCCAGAAGACCTTGCAGAATTAGTCGTGGCTAGTTTGAAATTTAATCCAAGAGTATTCGTTAAAACAGCTGGATTATGGTCAACAAATCCATCATAA